In the Neomonachus schauinslandi chromosome 13, ASM220157v2, whole genome shotgun sequence genome, one interval contains:
- the CLTA gene encoding clathrin light chain A isoform X8, which produces MAELDPFGPPAGAPGGPALGNGVAGAGEEDPAAAFLAQQESEIAGIENDEAFAILDGGAPGPQPHGEPPGGLDAVDGVMNGEYYQESNGPTDSYAAISQVDRLQSEPESIRKWREEQTERLEALDANSRKQEAEWKEKAIKELEEWYARQDEQLQKTKANNSRRSLCKRHRRVVPRH; this is translated from the exons ATGGCTGAACTAGATCCGTTCGGCCCTCCTGCCGGCGCTCCCGGCGGCCCCGCGCTAGGGAACGGGGTGGCCGGTGCCGGCGAAGAAGACCCGGCCGCGGCCTTCTTGGCGCAGCAAGAGAGCGAGATTGCGGGCATCGAGAACGACGAGGCCTTCGCCATCCTGGACGGCGgtgccccagggccccagccGCACGGCGAGCCGCCAGGGGGTCTGG ATGCCGTAGATGGAGTGATGAATGGCGAGTACTACCAG GAGAGTAATGGTCCAACAGACAGTTACGCAGCTATTTCACAAGTGGATCGATTGCAATCAGAGCCTGAAAGTATCCGTAAATGGAGAGAAGAGCAAACGGAACGCTTGGAAGCCCTTG ATGCCAATTCTCGGAAGCAAGAAGCAGAgtggaaagaaaaagcaataaaggaGCTAGAAGAGTGGTATGCGAGGCAGGATGAGCAgctacagaaaacaaaagcaaacaacag